The Lycium barbarum isolate Lr01 chromosome 10, ASM1917538v2, whole genome shotgun sequence genome includes a region encoding these proteins:
- the LOC132613294 gene encoding uncharacterized protein LOC132613294, whose protein sequence is MGQMAIMQNVRPHGALPSDTEKNPNECKVVTLRNGRELEEVPPRKKNIAEAELIPTKRVELKQTVAEQPVEEVARPPLPFPQLLQKQKVASTCKKFLKLLKQVHINIPLVELLQEVSKYAKYIKDVVANKRRWIEFQTVALTEECSSRVRSKIPPQLKDPGSFTISITIGNIEVGLALC, encoded by the exons atggggcagatggctATTATGCAGAATGTCAGACCACATGGTGCTCTTCCTAGTGATACTGAGAAGAATCCAAATGAGTGCAAGGTagtcaccttgaggaatggcAGAGAACTTGAAGAAGTGCCTCCGAGAAAAAAGAACATAGCAGAAGCAGAACTTATCCCTACTAAGAGAGTTGAGCTAAAGCAGACAGTCGCAGAGCAACCCGTAGAGGAAGTGGCTCGACCACCCCTTCCCTTTCCACAGCTACTTCAGAAGCAGAAAGTAGCTTCGACTTGCAAGAAATTTCTTAAACTCTTAAAGCAGGTACACATCAACATTCCTTTGGTGGAGCTTTTGCAAGAAGTTTCAAAATATGCGAAGTATATCAAAGATGTGGTTGCAAACAAAAGGCGTTGGATAGAGTTTCAGACCGTTGCACTTACTGAagagtgcagttctagagtgaggagtaaaattCCTCCACAGTTGAAAGATCCGGGTAGCTTCACGATTTCGATTACTATTGGCAACATTgaagttgggctagcattgt gttga
- the LOC132615005 gene encoding kirola-like gives MGVKGKLIASLEVKCGGHLVHDILHTNTHHIPNISPGKISHFEICEGEITKVGSILNWKYNDDGKDKILKEVVEIVDLQKKSFTFKVIEGDLLELFNSFTIITSVEDQWATCTLVYEKKTEDIPEPIILLGLNLHVIKDIEGYLLK, from the exons ATGGGTGTGAAAGGCAAGTTGATTGCTTCATTAGAGGTGAAATGTGGAGGACACTTGGTTCATGATATTTTGCACACCAATACTCATCATATACCCAACATAAGCCCGGGTAAGATCAGCCATTTTGAGATTTGTGAAGGGGAAATCACAAAGGTTGGTTCAATACTAAACTGGAAATATAATGACG ATGGAAAAGATAAAATTCTTAAAGAAGTAGTTGAAATCGTCGATCTTCAGAAGAAATCATTCACTTTCAAAGTGATTGAAGGAGATCTACTAGAGTTGTTCAATTCTTTTACTATTATCACATCAGTTGAAGACCAGTGGGCTACATGTACATTGGTGTACGAGAAAAAAACTGAAGACATACCAGAGCCTATCATTCTCTTGGGTTTAAACCTTCATGTGATCAAAGATATAGAAGGTTACCTTCTCAAGTAA